The following is a genomic window from Verrucomicrobiota bacterium.
TGCACTCGGGGGGTAGACTACTTTACAGTCAATGGTAGCGCCACGGTGGAGCTACCTGAGTAGTTACGATTCATTTAGAGAGGGATTGCACTTCCGAATAACTCTGATTACATCGAATCAAAACCCTTAATACCCCATATGAAACGAAGAACATTCGCTAAACTATTATCAGCAGGCGCAGCAGCGGCCATCTCGGGTTCATCCGTAGCCTGTTCGAAGAAATCCGAAACCAAGGCCATAAAACCGGCTCTTATGCATGTCGGTTGCCAGAGAGGATCGGTGACAAAAAAGGAGCTGGAGTTTAAAGCCCGGCATGGAGTGTTTCACATTGACGGAAATTCACCTGCGCTGATCGAAGGCGTAGGCTGGGATCTACAAGACGCCCTGAGACAAAAACAGATGGCCGCCGACTACGGTATTTCGATCGAAGCCTACCACCTGCCACTCAGCTCAGCAGGAATCGACAGGGTCACTGTCCCTAATATCATGTTGGGGAACAGTCCCGAACGGGATCGGGAGATTGAAATGATTCAACAAATGATTTCGGTAACAGGTCAGGCGGGTGTTCGAGCGGTCCTTTATAACACAACTATTCTACCTGTGGTTCGTACCGAACGCACACCCGGTCGCGGAGGCGTCACCTACTCGAGCTGGGACGCTTCAGTGGGAATGAAGGAAAGCAAAATCCTGACGCGGGCAGGGCTGGTCGATTCCGACACGATTTTCGAACGCATTGAATACTTCCTGAGTAAAGTGCTTCCCGTGGCAGAGGAGTATCACGTGCAGCTGGGCAATCACATTGCCGATCCACCACTCCCGGTCGGGTTCAAGGGCATCACACGCTGGAACAGCCCCAACATCCTGGAAGGCATCAAGCGGTTTGCCAACTTGTCGAAAAGCCCCTCGCATGGATTTAACTTATGCCTGGGATCCTGCGCGGAAGGGATGGAGAATCCTGACAAGGAAATCCA
Proteins encoded in this region:
- a CDS encoding mannonate dehydratase, with protein sequence MKRRTFAKLLSAGAAAAISGSSVACSKKSETKAIKPALMHVGCQRGSVTKKELEFKARHGVFHIDGNSPALIEGVGWDLQDALRQKQMAADYGISIEAYHLPLSSAGIDRVTVPNIMLGNSPERDREIEMIQQMISVTGQAGVRAVLYNTTILPVVRTERTPGRGGVTYSSWDASVGMKESKILTRAGLVDSDTIFERIEYFLSKVLPVAEEYHVQLGNHIADPPLPVGFKGITRWNSPNILEGIKRFANLSKSPSHGFNLCLGSCAEGMENPDKEIHELIRYAGDRNQIFNIHMRNIKGGWGNFQEVYPDNGDMDFLKVMRSLRDVQYKYMIMPDHVPNHPDDPDGSQGFAFCYGYLGALIKAVNAEAEASS